atatatattataatttattaaagttttaaataaaaattagagttGAACTCATGGTTTTAACATTTTAAGTAATAAATTCAGTACCgaaaattttgattaaatatattcaatttaAATCCTAAATCCATATCTAATTTACTCTCAATTGCTTTGATTTGAATTCGTATATTTGTTCAATATCTTGAATATTAAATCACACAACCACTAACTTAATTGATTAGTGAGTTCAGTAATATCCTGAATTTACGAAGATTCGAAATTTTGACTTCGTCTGTGTTAAAGAGTAGGTTCAAATTGTATCGATTTGGTATctatagaaatttttaatttggtattcatagaaattttaaattttgtctaCATACTTATATATACCCATCTGTCTCAATTTACGTGACATCTCTCTCGGGAAGGTTTGAAGGGTTTCAAGATTCAAATGAATCTTTTTCGGATCGCAATATTTGTCATATCTTTTAAATATGTTGAATTGTCAATTATTGTGATATATACTATTTTTACCAAAATTCTTTGTTTAGTAAAAACGAAACTATTGAGACTCAAAATTCCATTGGGATAGAGAGAGTAATTACTTGTAGATCGAACTCAGTCTTGTCTAatgcttatttattttttgggggaAAGACTGGGACACAAATGCAGAACATAGCACAAGGAGCAGCAGATATTGGGAAAGGAGCAGCACAAGGTGCAGTAAGTGTGGCTCGTGGAGCAGCTTTAGGTGCTGCTAACATAGCTCAAGGTGCAGCTGATGCTGTCAAAAATACTGTTGGTGGAGCTAATAATAATCCACCCAATGACAATGCTGCTGCTACCGGTGGTATCCCAAATTACCTTGATGAATACCCAAAACACAATCCAACCAACCCCAAAATTTAAAAATGCTAGTACTTGTATTGTTTGAAAAATTGCTTTCAATttgtcttttttctttagtaCTACTACTATTGTTGTAGCCTGTTGTGAGGTGTGGTTTGTTGTTTAGTGCCACACCATACGTAACATTGGCctagtcattttttttttttcttaatagagAGTTCTATTGAGAATTGTTGTTCTTGTTACGTATTAAATTGACAGCAACAGCATTCGTGTGCTGTTTTCTTGGATGTATAAGAATTTGTTtagaaatttattcaaaaatctttttgtgaattgagaaatgAAAGTTCTGGGATGAAATTTCTAGTGGAGGACGGAAATGGAAACAAAAACATACCAAATTAGTGGTGCGCTGAgactattttacctttaatattttctctttaattagaGCTCCTAAATATGAAGAAAAGCTCCTAAATATGAAGAAAATGTTATTGGAAGTATTAATTCAAGAATGAGTAAAGCTCctaaatatgaagaaaattttatgaggaaaaaaaaaaggaaacaaaaatatGTTACCCTCGTATTCCTTGACCAAAAGACTCGACAACagaaatttgatttttcatgTGCATCACTTAATTAATAGTAGGGTTAAACCCCGTTCTAAAGTACCCTCGTATTCCTTGACCAAAAGACTCGACAACagaaatttgatttttcatgTGCATCACTTAATTAATAGTAGGGTTAAACCCCGTTCTAAAGGCTATGGCCTGTGaatagaaaaagacaaaaatattagTAGTTTTTTTCATTAGTATTAAGTTAATGaattaattgatatttaaataaaaaaaattcattaaatcaaatattttctcgaaatttattgtgtttataaaactaataatgatatatatttttagaattttattttgtacatagtaatatattattacataatatttgaatatatctttataaaaaagttattttataaaGAGTGTACTTACTATAATGAATTTAGAATGTACTTtagaagtaaaatataatataagaaaaaaagtaaaagtgaaaTATCGCCTTTTTAACGAGATAGCAATCGTGAAATATaatataaagaagtaaaatataatataagaaaaaaaataaaagtgaaatatcgcctttttagtgagatagcaATCGTGAAATATCGTCATAACGAGATGACTTTATTGAAAGGTAACGtcataacataattattattttcaaaattaattttcgtTTTGAAGAAAACTAGAAGCAACTAATAGTTAGTATTATTTTAGacttttgagataagttattaGTTGGGAAATCAACTCTACCACCAAACTAGGGTTGAATAATTAATTGGCATTGACTTGCATATACGCTCGCTTGTTAAAGAGGAATTGGATTATTTTAGCACTGACAAATAAGAGGACTGCACGTTAGGCCGGTGGCGGATGTAGAGTAGAAGGTGTGGGTTTCCGGAAATCCACACCCGCTATCGTAAGGcttaaaattatatagaaaaatcgccaaaagttataaatattaataggtAGGAACTCATAACTAAACCAAGGGATAATTTAGTGGCAGGAAAGGAACCCTTGAgaacccacaagtttaaaattctGAATCCGCCTCTGCGTTTGGCAACAAAAAGATAACTGTTGACTATTAACGACAATAATGTATAAAGTTATATAATTCTATAAGAATCTAAATTTTCTAATAATGAACCAAACTACTTAATTAGTTTCATAGCTTTTTCACAAGCATTTGAAACATATTGTGTAAACTGATTCCTATAAATTTGTATCAAAGGCAAATTGGTTTCCTTCATAGTAACAGCCTTAAAACATGAAACTGtcatttctaaataaaaaaagatactaCCATTTTTGTTagcaaaaataacataaatagagTCCTTTTAGCTTATCATATTTACAAAAATCTCtatccttacaaagtaattataaaaatttcaactaatatgtgtcttcattggatgtatctgGAGCTatttatgtatctcgatagatccaaaatcagaaaaaatacatcgaaagttaattatgtatctttacaaggaaaaaatatatcttcattggatgtacaAAAGCTAATTATGCATTTTGAgacccaaaattaaattttttaataattatgtaaaatattaaatttttttataagattCAAACTATCGAAATTTATGTTGCTTGCTATTTTGTTATGTGATAATGGGCGAAATGCATCTGTCCACATATCCGTAAGTAGTGACAGTACAAATGATTAAGGAAAACAACCGTCAAGGCTATCCATTTATAGGACCTTAGTAAAGATTGCATGGTTAGATCTTTATACTTAATTGATACACTTtctaaaaaagagaaagaaaattttatgTAAGTACATGTAATCCCTATACCCAATTAATACTtttttataccatattaatacacttttatactacattaatACACTTggagtgtccatatactcaattgttACTCtattatactagattgatacatttttagaatacACGTAGAAattatatagagtcgtataaaatatgtatctaaataataattgtagttaaaaattatataaaatgtgtatagaaatactgtaattattatatagaatatgtttatatataaaaattgtattattattatatataaatatatatctgtaacaattgtattatatagTTACTCTTTTGATTTATTGTATCAAACTATGGAGGTGAACACATTGTCTATTGTCTAAAACATGTATGTAGTTTAAGTTGGATAAAGATTTGTTCCAGTACCCTTGGTCTATACATCACTTTCATTCAATacaattattttaatactaataataataagcatGGCTTGTTTTATAATTGCTCACGTTACATATGATTACAAtccactatatatataataaaattaatacttGTCGTCTTCTTCCTGTGTccatcaagaaaagaaaagaaaataatttcattttgaTCTAAGTTTAGAATCAGTCCAaaatgtccacgaaaaattattttgatccattttacaatcaaattatttctcaaaaatccaATCCTTCATATTCAAGAAGATCATACGTTCATTTCAAGAAGATCAACAAGCCTCTCAATTTCCTAAATTCCAATGCAGAGATTGGAACATTCATGtaagttttaattttcttcactCTGTTTTTACAATATTTCCAAAGTTTATTAACTAATCCtgtgtatgtattattttttctaatagtGTTAGCTGTAAGTCAGCCAACAGTATTAGACCAGAAGCTTCACTTCCTGGAAAGTCTctaaaaaagaaagggaaaaagaagTCAA
The Capsicum annuum cultivar UCD-10X-F1 chromosome 6, UCD10Xv1.1, whole genome shotgun sequence DNA segment above includes these coding regions:
- the LOC107876037 gene encoding uncharacterized protein LOC107876037, with product MASHGNDNVSSSGQAQMRKDSSNAPGQSPNFLQETGTQMQNIAQGAADIGKGAAQGAVSVARGAALGAANIAQGAADAVKNTVGGANNNPPNDNAAATGGIPNYLDEYPKHNPTNPKI